One genomic region from Campylobacter sp. RM5004 encodes:
- a CDS encoding MFS transporter — MEKIVNKMYLKIMPLILLMFCLAMLDRSNIAYVKDYIAIDAGISNSAYALGAGIFFIGYAIFEVPSNLLLHKLGAKVWLSRIMVTWGLVCMAMMFIKDETSFYILRFLLGLSEAGFSPGVILYLSYFFPTAYRSKAYGFYQLGAPLALMLGGVITGAILDYAPSIWFKNWQWMFIIQGAITVVVGVYAFFKLASKPEDAKYLSEEEKQILLNELAKEQASKKDCNTSKALTSLLVWKFVLVYFAIQLSVYGVLFYLPTQVSHFLGTSVGLKVGLISAIPWLVVLIALPIITSYADKLKSWSSFSIALLFLAVLCMFISVFMNSLALFILFISLAAVGFIVIQPIFWNLPTQVLKGTGAAAGIALIGALGNLGGFVAPNLKTLAENQFNNSYAGLIALCLVAFLGVLMLIHLKKSYKNIK; from the coding sequence ATGGAAAAAATAGTAAATAAAATGTATTTAAAGATAATGCCTTTAATACTTTTAATGTTTTGCTTAGCAATGCTGGATAGATCAAACATTGCTTATGTAAAAGATTATATTGCAATTGATGCGGGTATAAGCAATAGTGCTTATGCTTTAGGGGCTGGGATATTTTTTATAGGTTATGCAATATTTGAAGTTCCATCAAATTTGTTATTACATAAACTAGGAGCAAAAGTATGGCTTAGTAGAATTATGGTAACTTGGGGACTTGTTTGTATGGCTATGATGTTTATAAAAGATGAAACAAGTTTTTATATTCTAAGATTTTTATTAGGACTTAGCGAAGCTGGATTTAGTCCTGGAGTTATTTTATATCTTAGTTATTTTTTTCCTACTGCATATAGGTCAAAAGCTTATGGCTTTTATCAATTAGGAGCTCCATTAGCTCTTATGCTTGGTGGCGTTATTACAGGGGCTATTTTAGATTACGCACCTAGCATTTGGTTTAAAAACTGGCAATGGATGTTTATTATTCAAGGAGCAATTACGGTAGTAGTAGGTGTTTATGCATTTTTTAAGCTTGCTAGCAAACCAGAAGATGCTAAGTATTTAAGCGAAGAAGAAAAACAAATTTTATTAAATGAACTTGCAAAAGAACAAGCAAGTAAAAAAGATTGTAATACAAGTAAAGCTTTAACTTCTTTATTAGTATGGAAATTTGTTTTAGTTTATTTTGCAATACAGCTTAGTGTTTATGGGGTTTTGTTTTATTTACCGACACAAGTATCACATTTTTTAGGAACTAGTGTAGGTTTAAAAGTTGGGCTTATTAGCGCAATTCCTTGGCTAGTAGTATTAATTGCTCTACCTATTATTACAAGTTATGCTGATAAATTAAAGTCTTGGAGTTCTTTTAGCATTGCATTATTATTTTTAGCAGTGTTATGTATGTTTATATCTGTATTTATGAATTCTTTAGCTTTATTTATTTTATTTATTTCGTTAGCTGCTGTTGGTTTTATTGTAATTCAGCCTATTTTTTGGAATCTACCAACACAAGTTTTAAAAGGAACTGGTGCAGCTGCTGGAATTGCTTTAATTGGAGCTTTAGGAAATCTTGGTGGCTTTGTTGCACCTAATTTAAAAACCTTAGCAGAAAATCAATTTAATAATTCTTATGCAGGTTTAATTGCTTTATGCTTGGTTGCATTCTTAGGTGTGCTTATGTTAATTCATTTAAAAAAATCTTACAAAAATATTAAATAA
- a CDS encoding SDR family oxidoreductase, which translates to MDLGLKGKVVIVTGGGKGIGGGISKCLAAEGAIPVIVSRSKLDSDFEAEIKALCPNYGFYQLDLSKWQEISAVVEQIVAKYGSIYALVNNAGMNDNLHIESATTEDLIKSYESNLFHYYEMTKCCLPYIKKEQGSILNISSKTGITGQGRTTAYASAKGAQIAMTREWACAFAPDNVRVNCICPAEVWTPLYEKWIKNFPDPEKQYQEIAKFIPLGHRFTTCEEIADTAVFTISPRASHTTGQILTPDGGYMHLDRALNWEN; encoded by the coding sequence ATGGATTTAGGATTAAAAGGAAAAGTTGTAATTGTTACAGGTGGCGGAAAAGGAATTGGTGGTGGCATTAGCAAATGCCTTGCAGCTGAAGGTGCAATTCCTGTTATTGTATCTCGCTCTAAGCTTGATAGTGATTTTGAAGCAGAGATTAAAGCACTTTGCCCAAATTATGGCTTTTATCAATTAGATTTATCAAAATGGCAAGAAATTAGTGCAGTTGTAGAGCAAATTGTAGCTAAATACGGCTCAATTTATGCACTTGTTAATAATGCAGGTATGAATGATAATCTTCATATTGAAAGTGCTACAACAGAGGATCTTATTAAAAGTTATGAGAGTAATTTATTTCATTATTACGAAATGACAAAATGCTGCCTTCCTTATATTAAAAAAGAGCAAGGAAGTATCTTAAATATTTCAAGTAAAACAGGTATCACAGGACAAGGAAGAACCACAGCATACGCAAGTGCAAAAGGCGCTCAAATAGCAATGACAAGAGAGTGGGCTTGCGCTTTTGCTCCTGATAATGTTCGTGTAAATTGCATTTGCCCTGCTGAAGTTTGGACTCCACTTTATGAAAAATGGATTAAAAACTTCCCCGACCCTGAAAAGCAATATCAAGAAATTGCAAAATTCATTCCACTAGGACATCGTTTCACAACTTGCGAAGAAATCGCTGATACTGCTGTATTTACAATAAGCCCAAGGGCATCTCATACAACAGGACAAATCTTAACGCCAGATGGTGGTTATATGCATCTTGATCGTGCATTAAATTGGGAAAACTAA
- the fucP gene encoding L-fucose:H+ symporter permease: MNKNVKIAIGLVTSLFFLWGVSYGLVDVMNKNFQNHLGITQQNSGLLQMAYFGAYFVMALPAGWIASRFSYKIGIITGLALYAIGCLLIIPATNMASFNMFLFAFFVLACGLGALETNANPYMTKLGDEKNASFRINAAQSFNGFGQFVGPIIGGSLFLSITHSGENATAAEKEQALLENMFNVQMVYVGIALIVFLILLAFVFNKIPEGSEVSGEARVKDNSKASDVFKHKHFNLGVLAQFLYVAAQVGAGAFFINYAVEHTANLGDAALSDEKSAYFFSAALVAFMIGRIVTTPLMKVMKGESILGIYSLINVALCFYLYVADGMISVYALILVFFFMSISFPTIFAVATKDLPLNQVKLGGSILVMSICGGAIMPTIMGAINDSYGTGAGFLALAPCFLYVALYSFLWTKKS, from the coding sequence ATGAATAAAAATGTAAAAATTGCAATAGGATTAGTAACATCTTTGTTTTTCTTATGGGGTGTAAGTTATGGACTTGTAGATGTTATGAATAAAAACTTTCAAAACCATTTAGGAATTACTCAACAAAATAGTGGTCTTTTACAAATGGCTTATTTTGGAGCGTATTTTGTGATGGCACTTCCAGCTGGCTGGATTGCTTCAAGATTTTCTTATAAGATAGGAATTATTACAGGACTTGCACTTTATGCAATTGGTTGCTTACTGATAATTCCAGCTACAAATATGGCTAGTTTTAATATGTTCTTATTTGCATTCTTTGTTCTTGCTTGCGGACTTGGTGCGCTTGAGACTAACGCAAACCCTTATATGACAAAGTTAGGCGATGAGAAAAACGCTTCATTTAGAATTAATGCAGCTCAAAGCTTTAATGGTTTTGGACAATTTGTTGGACCTATTATTGGTGGTAGCTTATTCTTATCAATCACACATAGTGGAGAAAACGCAACAGCAGCTGAAAAAGAACAAGCATTACTTGAAAATATGTTTAACGTTCAAATGGTTTATGTAGGAATTGCTTTAATAGTATTTTTAATCTTACTTGCATTCGTATTTAATAAAATTCCAGAAGGTAGCGAAGTAAGTGGCGAAGCTCGTGTTAAAGACAATTCAAAAGCAAGTGATGTATTTAAACATAAGCATTTTAATTTAGGAGTATTAGCTCAATTTTTATATGTTGCAGCTCAAGTTGGAGCAGGAGCATTCTTTATAAACTATGCAGTAGAGCATACAGCAAACCTTGGCGATGCTGCTTTAAGTGATGAAAAATCTGCGTATTTCTTCTCAGCTGCACTTGTAGCATTTATGATAGGAAGAATTGTTACAACTCCACTTATGAAAGTAATGAAAGGCGAGAGCATTTTAGGTATTTATTCGCTTATAAATGTTGCATTATGCTTTTATTTATATGTAGCTGATGGAATGATTAGTGTTTATGCTTTAATTTTAGTGTTTTTCTTTATGAGTATTAGCTTTCCTACTATTTTTGCAGTTGCTACAAAAGATTTACCACTAAATCAAGTAAAACTTGGTGGCTCAATTTTAGTAATGAGTATTTGTGGTGGTGCAATAATGCCTACAATTATGGGAGCTATAAATGATAGTTATGGCACAGGTGCAGGATTTTTAGCTTTAGCTCCTTGCTTTTTATATGTAGCATTATATAGCTTTTTATGGACTAAAAAATCATGA
- a CDS encoding amidohydrolase family protein, whose amino-acid sequence MKVIDTHFHIWQQNDASWVQNAPARLRRDFTFLEYLTEFSECDFLGGVYVEINADEPKAESDKMLSFKHQKLLALCLATIGANSFREVLHTKQSGYCLGSEFKKTINLVNANDLLFEVCINENELSNFNKIIKEFKTGIIFNHFANIKDFSGKDTLKQIAKKENAYMKLSCQDDFVLGKDYSKLLDMAFNIFGEDRICFGSNYPVSELKPNEWIRIIDSHFKSDDLKEKIFYLNAKEIYKTKEI is encoded by the coding sequence ATGAAAGTAATTGATACACACTTTCATATATGGCAACAAAATGACGCTAGTTGGGTGCAAAATGCCCCAGCTAGACTAAGGCGTGATTTTACTTTTCTTGAATACTTAACTGAATTTAGTGAATGTGATTTTTTAGGCGGTGTTTATGTGGAAATAAACGCAGATGAGCCAAAAGCAGAAAGTGATAAAATGCTTAGCTTTAAACATCAAAAATTACTTGCTTTATGTCTTGCTACAATAGGAGCAAATAGCTTTAGAGAAGTTTTACATACAAAGCAAAGCGGATATTGTTTAGGTAGTGAGTTTAAAAAGACGATTAATTTAGTAAATGCAAATGATTTATTATTTGAAGTTTGCATAAACGAAAACGAACTAAGTAATTTTAATAAAATTATTAAGGAATTTAAAACAGGAATTATCTTTAATCATTTTGCAAATATTAAGGATTTTAGTGGCAAAGATACCTTAAAACAAATTGCTAAAAAAGAAAATGCTTATATGAAATTATCATGCCAAGATGATTTTGTTTTAGGTAAAGATTATTCAAAATTACTTGATATGGCTTTTAATATTTTTGGCGAAGATAGAATTTGCTTTGGCTCAAATTATCCTGTAAGTGAGCTAAAACCAAATGAGTGGATTAGAATAATTGATAGTCATTTTAAAAGCGATGATTTAAAAGAAAAGATTTTTTATTTAAATGCAAAAGAAATTTATAAAACAAAGGAGATTTAA
- a CDS encoding L-rhamnose mutarotase: protein MQRFGQIIKVIPEKLAEYERLHANPMPGVNEMIKACNIRNYSIYNFGEYLFAYFEYVGTDFDADMAKMAADENTRKWWACTDPCQISLGYAGQKWLNMKEVYHLD from the coding sequence ATGCAAAGATTTGGACAAATTATCAAAGTTATTCCAGAAAAATTAGCTGAATACGAAAGACTTCACGCAAACCCTATGCCAGGCGTAAATGAGATGATAAAAGCTTGCAATATTCGTAATTATTCAATTTATAATTTTGGCGAGTATTTATTCGCATATTTTGAGTATGTAGGAACTGATTTTGATGCTGATATGGCAAAAATGGCAGCAGATGAGAACACTCGTAAGTGGTGGGCTTGCACTGATCCATGCCAAATATCACTTGGCTATGCAGGTCAAAAATGGCTAAATATGAAAGAAGTTTATCATTTAGATTAG
- the proB gene encoding glutamate 5-kinase encodes MKNNLKNSKRIVIKVGTSTLTYENGNLNLGLISKLAWVLTDLKNQGKDVILVTSGAIGVGSKKLGFKQRPKETKEKQAAAAIGQAELMHIYQNAFSTFGCFVAQILLTKDDFEIEQRKINTQNTLNTLLKYEIIPIINANDTISTYEIEFSDNDSLSASVAVLSGADLLMILSDIDAFYTANPKNNPNAKRIAYVEKITDKIMNMGEDKGSEFSVGGMKTKLQAGLVCAKAGIKMAILNGDNPMNITEVLAGADIGTIFG; translated from the coding sequence ATGAAAAACAATTTAAAAAATAGCAAAAGAATCGTAATTAAAGTAGGCACATCAACTCTAACTTACGAAAACGGTAATCTAAACCTTGGTTTAATTAGCAAATTAGCATGGGTTTTAACTGATTTGAAAAATCAAGGCAAAGATGTGATTTTGGTTACTTCAGGAGCAATCGGAGTAGGTTCAAAGAAATTAGGCTTTAAACAAAGACCTAAAGAAACGAAAGAAAAACAAGCAGCAGCAGCAATAGGACAAGCTGAACTTATGCATATTTATCAAAACGCATTTTCAACTTTTGGTTGTTTTGTTGCTCAAATTTTATTAACAAAAGATGATTTTGAAATAGAACAAAGAAAGATAAATACCCAAAATACTTTAAATACTTTATTAAAATATGAAATTATCCCCATAATTAATGCAAACGATACTATTTCAACTTATGAGATTGAATTTAGCGATAATGATAGTTTATCAGCTAGTGTTGCAGTGCTTAGTGGTGCTGATTTGCTTATGATTTTAAGCGATATTGATGCTTTTTATACAGCAAACCCTAAAAACAATCCTAACGCAAAAAGAATTGCTTATGTAGAAAAAATAACAGATAAAATCATGAATATGGGAGAAGATAAAGGCAGTGAGTTTAGTGTAGGCGGAATGAAGACTAAACTTCAAGCTGGTTTAGTTTGTGCTAAAGCTGGTATTAAAATGGCTATATTAAACGGAGATAATCCTATGAATATAACAGAAGTTTTAGCAGGAGCTGATATAGGAACGATTTTTGGATAA
- a CDS encoding glutamate-5-semialdehyde dehydrogenase — MLEILGNNAKLAKTKIIKLSTKLKNEVLNECANELLANKDELLKANLKDINENINLKSAFVDRLRLNESRIENMANTLRNVALLDDVINQVVFGKTLENNLKLEQVRVPLGVVAIIFESRPNVCVDAFALCFKSSNVVILRGGKEALNTNLFLVSIFKKVLKRFNLDENFVQIISDTNKELVKSLLKMNNYIDVVIPRGSASLINEVKNNSTIACIQTGVGNCHIYVDYNAKLENALKIIDNAKRQRPGVCNSVETLLIHEDIAKILLPLVQERLSDVELRACEKSCKYLTRFVKASKEDYEDEFEDLILAIKIVSNVDEAISHIQKYSTNHSEAIISEDFTNINKFLDELDSACIYVNASTRFSDGAEFGYAAEIGISTQKLHARGPMGLKELTTTKYKIIGDGHIRA, encoded by the coding sequence ATGCTAGAAATTTTAGGAAATAATGCAAAACTTGCTAAAACAAAGATTATAAAACTTAGCACAAAGCTTAAAAACGAAGTATTAAACGAATGTGCGAATGAGCTTTTAGCAAATAAAGATGAGCTTTTAAAAGCTAATTTAAAAGATATAAACGAAAATATTAATCTAAAAAGCGCTTTCGTTGATAGGCTTAGATTAAATGAAAGCAGAATAGAAAATATGGCAAATACTTTAAGAAATGTTGCATTATTAGATGATGTGATTAATCAAGTAGTATTTGGTAAAACTTTAGAAAATAATCTTAAATTAGAGCAAGTTAGAGTGCCTTTAGGGGTTGTTGCAATTATTTTTGAATCTCGCCCTAATGTTTGTGTAGATGCTTTTGCTTTATGTTTTAAAAGTTCTAATGTAGTTATTTTAAGGGGTGGAAAAGAAGCACTTAACACTAATTTATTTTTAGTTTCAATTTTTAAAAAAGTATTAAAACGCTTTAATTTAGATGAAAATTTTGTTCAAATCATAAGCGATACAAACAAAGAATTAGTAAAAAGTCTATTAAAAATGAATAATTACATAGATGTAGTAATTCCTAGAGGAAGTGCTAGTTTAATTAATGAAGTTAAGAATAATAGCACCATTGCTTGTATTCAAACAGGAGTTGGAAATTGTCATATTTATGTTGATTATAATGCAAAATTAGAAAATGCTTTAAAAATCATTGATAATGCAAAAAGACAAAGACCAGGGGTATGCAATAGCGTAGAAACTTTATTAATTCACGAAGATATTGCAAAAATTTTGCTACCTTTAGTGCAAGAGCGTTTAAGTGATGTTGAGCTAAGAGCTTGCGAAAAATCTTGCAAATATTTAACTAGATTTGTTAAAGCAAGCAAAGAAGATTACGAAGATGAATTTGAGGATTTAATCCTAGCGATAAAAATAGTAAGCAATGTAGATGAAGCTATATCTCACATTCAAAAATACAGCACAAATCATTCAGAAGCAATCATTTCAGAAGATTTTACTAATATTAATAAGTTTTTAGATGAGTTAGACTCAGCTTGTATTTATGTAAATGCAAGCACTAGATTTAGCGATGGTGCGGAGTTTGGCTATGCAGCAGAAATTGGTATTAGCACACAAAAGCTTCATGCAAGAGGTCCAATGGGACTTAAAGAACTAACTACTACAAAATACAAAATCATAGGCGACGGACACATAAGAGCTTAA
- a CDS encoding type II toxin-antitoxin system YafQ family toxin, with protein MVKYLVKETKAYKTAFKKLNKIDKELTNKIILRLANDEVLEEKYKDHALQGSLKGFRDCHIKSDLVLVYKKDKNILILTCVSIANHSNSFKK; from the coding sequence ATGGTAAAATATCTTGTAAAAGAAACAAAAGCATATAAAACAGCTTTTAAAAAACTAAACAAAATAGATAAAGAATTGACTAATAAAATTATTTTAAGATTAGCAAATGATGAGGTTTTAGAAGAAAAATATAAAGACCATGCATTACAAGGAAGCCTTAAAGGTTTTAGAGATTGTCATATAAAAAGCGATTTGGTATTAGTTTATAAGAAAGATAAAAACATATTAATTTTAACTTGCGTTAGCATAGCAAATCATAGCAATTCATTTAAAAAATAA
- a CDS encoding autotransporter outer membrane beta-barrel domain-containing protein yields the protein MVRHKTGGVFKLSLVASALILSTSLNALELNKATHAEAEKDYYKITSDITENITIKNYGKATFQEDMGLKKITGDIVNNGAFLLDHEGGGVHKEHVLTGGFTNNKSLVDFNQALIDPQFTEEKVGFFKKLLSLNKNYKINGLIDGIQVDLAEGKKITNNSGLHVSNIEIKSLGTTIENNDLFVLDEGAIESSSGVAISGNGDVILLDADVNGSVSAKDLYVMGTPVGNDKPLIAREPSIPHGKQTSDLYGGDITSFNLAKFETAVIGGKVTANTKASANNSFYGFNTTFQGAIDNQNGKARFILSDIQNGVKSKGDIEIYGTKINGNVETEGKFISGAHQKELANKHFASLLNSEKIASAEDMKKLDEIMGNEENFLPLIKAATSNNHTEIDSTTFYKDALKYVDSEDLISGDLIANGGIDTTGFEMKGTGVVRVAKGDINTIVSSFENTGGVYITEGNLNANNTEFASDVNIAKGDLNALGNLLTDKADKSGLNPAFNYIEDDDAINTMSRFKNINVNDGNISLTNTYAEGIIVNDKATSSKTITLKNAVIDNLTHGTNKKDAEFNVNANKALFGESVINYGSINAVSSVFDKDVKTKNLSLSGIVEDVERLDKEAGEYHGEISYNANIAASNNLSLIGIESAYKLDKSANTTLLQAKNINITSSAIKGQVIGNANISDDLTTGVMASGVSAANFYKDPISKGSSINLNNAIVFGDIKADKLNANGSKITGRILANDLNASNNTFIMGGTNNTFLGTMIARNSTSGANNEIGLLGLSVNNGKADATNLANLPLALLKVGAGTANAENFVTKIGVYDGLSVYSLDKKNILSGTLKQTDGDYIYYSVVANPVNAVASRADASKTSDNFSADSKSGADKSILDNASSSVGAIAQNASDVAKGTASDEVMAKANNTANDTSKIVANEASLDKAIEEAQTDIKNAAIEEAVKVENASTNGNEIELTLKGANTKALKDAKNMLNQTYYSYVSEWNNLNKRMGELRNNNGKNAGIWIRNFGGVGKIDNAKIKYYEVQFGADKQTSTNYGELYTGVMANIGQNTSNSSDSKVKNHGFGAYVSLVGNDGLYIDATAKYTHHKSTFKDNVWLGDLKDSGSGFLGSIEAGYRMGSDFYLEPSAELIVGYIPMANLKGNDKVTLKSEGKFMSAAKVALSAGANINDSFGLRASVGGAFDLNKTPTITLSDGVTKRVEKGFKDSRGFASVGANFNLGNNTKFSLDAEKTFSGKYNTNYNINGTLRYSF from the coding sequence ATGGTAAGACACAAAACGGGGGGGGTATTTAAGCTCTCATTAGTTGCAAGTGCATTAATCTTAAGCACTAGCTTAAACGCTTTAGAGTTAAACAAAGCTACTCACGCAGAAGCTGAGAAAGACTACTACAAAATTACAAGTGATATTACTGAAAATATTACTATTAAAAACTACGGAAAAGCAACTTTTCAAGAAGACATGGGTCTTAAAAAAATTACAGGTGATATTGTAAATAATGGAGCGTTTTTATTAGACCATGAAGGTGGTGGCGTTCATAAAGAACATGTTTTAACAGGTGGTTTTACAAATAATAAAAGCTTAGTTGATTTTAATCAAGCCTTAATTGACCCACAATTTACAGAAGAAAAAGTAGGTTTTTTTAAAAAACTTTTAAGTTTAAATAAAAACTACAAAATCAATGGTTTGATTGATGGAATTCAAGTAGATCTTGCAGAAGGTAAAAAAATTACAAACAATAGTGGTTTGCATGTATCAAATATAGAGATTAAATCTTTAGGAACTACAATTGAGAATAATGATTTATTTGTTTTAGATGAAGGTGCTATTGAAAGTAGTAGTGGTGTAGCTATTAGTGGAAATGGAGATGTGATTTTACTTGATGCTGATGTAAATGGTAGCGTAAGTGCTAAAGATTTATATGTAATGGGAACACCAGTTGGAAATGATAAGCCACTTATAGCAAGAGAGCCTAGTATTCCACATGGAAAACAAACAAGTGATTTATATGGTGGAGATATAACAAGCTTTAATTTAGCTAAATTTGAAACAGCTGTAATCGGCGGTAAAGTTACAGCAAATACTAAAGCAAGTGCAAATAATTCATTCTATGGCTTTAACACGACTTTTCAAGGTGCTATTGATAATCAAAACGGCAAAGCTAGATTTATTCTTTCGGACATTCAAAACGGAGTTAAGAGTAAAGGCGATATAGAAATTTATGGAACAAAAATAAATGGTAATGTAGAAACAGAAGGAAAATTCATAAGTGGAGCTCATCAAAAAGAATTAGCGAATAAGCATTTCGCAAGTCTTTTAAATAGTGAAAAAATAGCAAGTGCTGAAGATATGAAGAAACTTGATGAGATAATGGGAAATGAAGAAAATTTCTTACCACTTATTAAAGCAGCGACTTCAAACAATCATACAGAAATAGATAGCACAACATTTTATAAAGACGCTTTAAAATATGTAGATAGTGAAGACTTAATATCAGGAGATTTGATAGCTAATGGCGGTATTGATACAACTGGTTTTGAAATGAAAGGAACTGGGGTTGTTAGGGTTGCTAAAGGCGATATAAATACTATTGTTAGTAGTTTTGAAAATACAGGTGGTGTTTATATTACAGAAGGTAATTTAAATGCTAATAACACAGAATTTGCAAGTGATGTAAATATTGCTAAGGGTGATTTAAATGCTTTAGGAAATTTATTGACCGATAAAGCTGATAAAAGTGGTTTAAATCCTGCATTTAATTATATTGAAGATGATGATGCAATTAATACAATGTCAAGATTTAAAAATATCAATGTAAATGATGGAAATATAAGCCTAACAAATACTTATGCAGAAGGAATCATAGTAAACGATAAAGCTACAAGCTCTAAAACAATTACTCTTAAAAATGCAGTTATTGATAATCTTACACACGGAACAAATAAAAAAGACGCAGAGTTTAATGTAAATGCAAATAAAGCATTATTTGGTGAAAGCGTTATAAACTATGGCTCAATAAATGCTGTTAGCTCAGTGTTTGATAAAGATGTTAAAACCAAAAACCTAAGCTTAAGCGGAATTGTTGAAGATGTAGAAAGGCTAGATAAAGAAGCAGGAGAGTATCACGGAGAGATTAGCTATAACGCTAATATCGCAGCTTCAAATAATCTAAGCTTAATAGGAATTGAGAGTGCTTATAAATTAGATAAGAGTGCTAATACTACACTTTTACAAGCAAAAAATATAAACATTACTAGTTCAGCTATTAAAGGTCAAGTTATAGGTAATGCTAATATTAGCGATGATTTAACTACTGGTGTAATGGCAAGCGGTGTAAGTGCTGCTAATTTTTATAAAGACCCTATCTCAAAAGGTTCAAGCATTAATCTAAATAACGCTATTGTATTTGGCGATATAAAAGCAGATAAGCTAAATGCAAACGGCTCTAAGATTACAGGTAGAATCTTAGCAAATGATTTAAATGCAAGCAATAATACATTTATTATGGGTGGCACAAATAATACATTCCTTGGCACAATGATTGCAAGAAATAGCACAAGTGGAGCAAATAACGAAATAGGATTGCTTGGTTTAAGTGTAAATAATGGCAAAGCCGATGCAACTAATCTAGCAAACCTACCATTAGCTTTATTAAAGGTTGGAGCTGGCACAGCAAACGCTGAAAATTTCGTAACAAAAATCGGTGTTTATGATGGGCTAAGTGTATATTCACTAGATAAGAAAAATATCTTAAGCGGGACATTAAAGCAAACTGATGGCGATTATATTTATTATTCAGTAGTAGCAAATCCTGTTAATGCAGTTGCAAGCAGGGCTGATGCTAGTAAGACAAGTGATAATTTTAGTGCTGATAGCAAAAGTGGTGCTGATAAGAGTATCTTAGATAATGCAAGTTCAAGCGTAGGAGCAATTGCTCAAAATGCAAGTGATGTTGCAAAAGGAACTGCAAGTGATGAGGTAATGGCAAAGGCAAACAATACTGCAAATGATACAAGCAAGATTGTAGCAAATGAAGCAAGCCTTGATAAAGCAATTGAAGAAGCACAAACAGACATTAAAAACGCAGCAATTGAAGAAGCTGTAAAAGTAGAAAACGCTTCAACAAATGGCAATGAAATTGAGCTTACTTTAAAGGGTGCTAATACAAAGGCATTAAAAGATGCAAAAAATATGCTAAATCAAACTTATTATTCTTATGTTAGCGAATGGAATAATCTAAACAAAAGAATGGGAGAACTAAGAAATAATAATGGCAAAAACGCTGGAATTTGGATTAGGAATTTCGGTGGAGTTGGCAAGATTGATAATGCTAAGATTAAGTATTATGAAGTGCAATTTGGTGCAGATAAACAAACTAGCACAAATTACGGCGAACTTTATACAGGTGTAATGGCAAATATAGGTCAAAATACAAGCAATTCAAGTGATTCAAAGGTTAAAAATCACGGCTTTGGTGCTTATGTTAGTTTAGTTGGAAATGATGGCTTATATATTGATGCAACTGCAAAATATACTCATCATAAATCTACATTTAAAGATAATGTATGGTTAGGCGATTTAAAAGACAGCGGAAGTGGTTTCTTAGGAAGTATTGAAGCTGGATATAGAATGGGAAGTGATTTTTATCTTGAGCCTAGTGCTGAGCTAATCGTTGGCTATATTCCTATGGCTAATCTAAAAGGTAATGATAAAGTTACTTTAAAAAGCGAAGGTAAGTTTATGAGTGCAGCTAAAGTTGCTTTAAGTGCTGGTGCAAATATTAATGATAGCTTTGGTTTAAGAGCTAGCGTTGGTGGGGCATTTGATTTAAACAAAACTCCTACTATAACACTAAGTGATGGCGTAACAAAAAGAGTTGAAAAAGGCTTTAAAGATAGTCGTGGATTTGCTAGTGTAGGAGCTAATTTTAACTTAGGAAATAATACTAAGTTTAGCTTAGATGCTGAAAAAACATTTAGTGGTAAGTATAATACAAACTACAATATAAACGGAACTTTAAGATATTCGTTTTAA